A single window of Penaeus chinensis breed Huanghai No. 1 chromosome 9, ASM1920278v2, whole genome shotgun sequence DNA harbors:
- the LOC125028820 gene encoding RNA polymerase II transcriptional coactivator KIWI-like has protein sequence MPKDKDLKHKSKKLKNEESSKRKADSDDDDTSDTSVEDEPVQKSSSGDHKTNEQGEPFLSIDKNRRVTIREFKGKTYIDIREFYEKDGKLLPGKKGISLSVSQYNNLKSAMTTIDKLL, from the exons ATGCCTAAGGACAAGGATCTGAAGCATAAATCCAAGAAGCTCAAGAACGAAGAGTCCTCAAAGCGCAAAGCTGACtcggatgatgatgatacaagtgATACATCGGTGGAG GATGAGCCTGTACAGAAGTCTTCATCCGGGGACCACAAGACCAACGAACAGGGGGAGCCCTTCTTGAGTATAGATAAGAACCGAAGGGTCACAATCAGAGAGTTCAAGGGCAAGACTTACATCGACATCCGTGAGTTCTACGAGAAGGATGGAAAGCTCTTGCCAGGAAAGAAGG gcATTTCACTGTCTGTTTCCCAGTACAACAACTTGAAGTCTGCTATGACCACTATTGATAAATTGCTGTAG
- the LOC125028994 gene encoding uncharacterized protein LOC125028994 isoform X1, whose product MHTRLFASRGFSSLAVMFAVLLLLMCLGGAAACGCPGTNQVYILHKAPMTGWYTFVPGEGFQLVANLEGEAEIKYNLVYLRTRQVWVIKEIRSPMVNDLFTWNSTSAHGEGVNNVKIYCPGPCTCRKVKVRGERCFRGYYGRTDVVEQLKEEETTRLEQEALAKAMSLTKGFSLITPSPRQLPPTVVNGEDALVSLFRQMNGKDKNKNPPKLRIQSPSTTTRKSLSRVKRFSVPGQRGRDQRANMDYLQGLLGGQFNLEHDGLQNGREKGWQDEHQIGQVDNSLDEPDGDHDMFDILLNDQHDDQLNSGQKGEPINSWQDVQVTNRQVNMLNDRQSDVLNGQVYMLNSRQVDMLNGRQADILNGRQADMLNVRQADMLKGRQADMLNGRQVDMLNVRQTDMLNGRQADMLNVRQADMLSGQPIDLLHSHVDLPNTRQVDMLNSQQADTLHGSQIEMLNDRQTDLPNNRQYHMLNSWQGSRQEDQRDARQNERKTAAPNDQEDDPLTRLLFAQSQVRQRDSFPLLSSKLPKKPAPKNIILQETLDMLNKLLECVLSPPETFSSTTEKPTKSCASGTHPVSAKVKSKPLPNRSDTGRTRRNYNLTMLQSFNNLHIDGQDSEIDEEETVKCQPDVYAYMGNAEYRIARTETGHFWWIGMGNDLFAVSDEGGPCVDQLPANTKWMTAVDRNAVKSNENVTVQCVDWDPS is encoded by the exons ATGCACACGAG GCTGTTTGCGTCTCGCGGATTCTCGTCGCTGGCCGTCATGTTCGCAGTCCTGCTTCTTCTAATGTGTCTCG gTGGCGCTGCGGCGTGTGGCTGCCCTGGCACCAACCAAGTCTACATCCTACACAAAGCCCCCATGACCGGCTGGTACACATTCGTTCCGGGCGAGGGTTTCCAGCTGGTGGCGAACCTGGAGGGCGAGGCAGAGATCAAATACAACCTGGTGTATCTGAGGACGCGGCAGGTGTGGGTGATAAAGGAAATTAGGTCTCCTATG GTTAATGACCTGTTCACCTGGAATTCCACTAGTGCTCATGGAGAAGGAGTCAACAACGTGAAAATATATTGTCCAG gcCCCTGCACTTGTCGCAAGGTGAAGGTGAGGGGCGAGAGATGCTTCCGCGGCTACTACGGGAGGACCGACGTCGTAGAGCAACTCAAGGAAGAGGAGACTACCAGACTCGAGCAGGAGGCACTGGCGAAGGCAATGAGCCTGACGAAGGGCTTCAGCTTGATAACGCCATCGCCTCGCCAGCTCCCCCCGACGGTCGTGAACGGCGAAGATGCTCTCGTGTCGCTCTTCAGGCAGATGAACGgaaaagacaagaacaagaaTCCCCCGAAGTTGAGGATCCAGTCGCCCTCCACCACGACCAGGAAGTCCCTCTCGCGTGTGAAGCGGTTCTCGGTGCCCGGGCAGAGAGGCAGGGACCAACGGGCGAACATGGACTACTTGCAGGGGTTGTTGGGCGGTCAGTTCAACCTCGAGCACGATGGCCTACAAAATGGCCGGGAAAAGGGCTGGCAAGACGAACACCAAATTGGCCAAGTAGACAATTCATTAGATGAGCCAGATGGTGATCATGACATGTTTGATATTCTCCTAAACGACCAGCATGATGATCAACTAAACAGTGGCCAGAAAGGTGAACCAATAAATAGCTGGCAAGATGTTCAGGTAACTAACCGACAAGTTAATATGCTAAATGACCGGCAATCTGATGTGTTAAATGGCCAGGTTTATATGTTAAATAGCCGGCAAGTTGATATGTTAAATGGTCGGCAAGCTGATATACTAAATGGACGGCAAGCTGATATGTTAAATGTCCGGCAAGCTGATATGTTAAAGGGTCGGCAAGCTGATATGCTAAATGGACGGCAAGTTGATATGTTAAATGTCCGGCAAACTGATATGTTAAATGGTCGACAAGCTGATATGTTAAATGTCCGGCAAGCTGATATGTTAAGTGGGCAGCCAATTGACCTGCTACATAGCCATGTAGATCTGCCAAACACCCGACAAGTAGATATGTTAAATAGCCAGCAAGCTGATACCTTACATGGCAGTCAAATTGAGATGTTAAATGACCGACAAACAGATCTGCCAAATAACCGACAATACCATATGCTAAATAGCTGGCAAGGGAGTCGACAAGAGGACCAGCGAGATGCTCGCCAAAACGAACGCAAAACCGCCGCCCCAAACGATCAGGAAGACGACCCACTAACTCGCCTGCTTTTCGCCCAGTCACAAGTCCGGCAAAGAGACAGTTTCCCGCTTTTGAGTAGCAAGTTACCCAAGAAACCTGCACCGAAGAATATCATCCTCCAGGAAACACTGGACATGCTGAATAAACTCTTAGAGTGTGTATTGTCTCCACCAGAAACATTCTCCTCAACGACCGAAAAACCGACCAAGTCGTGCGCATCGGGAACACACCCAGTTTCCGCCAAGGTTAAATCGAAGCCACTGCCTAACCGATCAGACACTGGGCGCACCAGAAGGAATTACAATTTGACAATGTTGCAAAGTTTTAATAATCTGCATATCGACGGTCAGGATAGCGAGATCGATGAGGAAGAAACCGTGAAGTGCCAGCCTGATGTTTACGCTTACATGGGCAACGCGGAATACAGAATTGCTCGTACTGAAACAGGCCACTTCTGGTGGATAG GAATGGGGAATGATTTGTTCGCAGTCAGTGATGAAGGAGGGCCGTGTGTTGACCAGCTGCCTGCAAACACCAAGTGGATGACAGCAGTAGACAGAAATGCAGTCAAGAGCAACGAAAACGTGACAGTACAGTGTGTTGACTGGGATCCATCATAA
- the LOC125028994 gene encoding uncharacterized protein LOC125028994 isoform X2, with translation MFAVLLLLMCLGGAAACGCPGTNQVYILHKAPMTGWYTFVPGEGFQLVANLEGEAEIKYNLVYLRTRQVWVIKEIRSPMVNDLFTWNSTSAHGEGVNNVKIYCPGPCTCRKVKVRGERCFRGYYGRTDVVEQLKEEETTRLEQEALAKAMSLTKGFSLITPSPRQLPPTVVNGEDALVSLFRQMNGKDKNKNPPKLRIQSPSTTTRKSLSRVKRFSVPGQRGRDQRANMDYLQGLLGGQFNLEHDGLQNGREKGWQDEHQIGQVDNSLDEPDGDHDMFDILLNDQHDDQLNSGQKGEPINSWQDVQVTNRQVNMLNDRQSDVLNGQVYMLNSRQVDMLNGRQADILNGRQADMLNVRQADMLKGRQADMLNGRQVDMLNVRQTDMLNGRQADMLNVRQADMLSGQPIDLLHSHVDLPNTRQVDMLNSQQADTLHGSQIEMLNDRQTDLPNNRQYHMLNSWQGSRQEDQRDARQNERKTAAPNDQEDDPLTRLLFAQSQVRQRDSFPLLSSKLPKKPAPKNIILQETLDMLNKLLECVLSPPETFSSTTEKPTKSCASGTHPVSAKVKSKPLPNRSDTGRTRRNYNLTMLQSFNNLHIDGQDSEIDEEETVKCQPDVYAYMGNAEYRIARTETGHFWWIGMGNDLFAVSDEGGPCVDQLPANTKWMTAVDRNAVKSNENVTVQCVDWDPS, from the exons ATGTTCGCAGTCCTGCTTCTTCTAATGTGTCTCG gTGGCGCTGCGGCGTGTGGCTGCCCTGGCACCAACCAAGTCTACATCCTACACAAAGCCCCCATGACCGGCTGGTACACATTCGTTCCGGGCGAGGGTTTCCAGCTGGTGGCGAACCTGGAGGGCGAGGCAGAGATCAAATACAACCTGGTGTATCTGAGGACGCGGCAGGTGTGGGTGATAAAGGAAATTAGGTCTCCTATG GTTAATGACCTGTTCACCTGGAATTCCACTAGTGCTCATGGAGAAGGAGTCAACAACGTGAAAATATATTGTCCAG gcCCCTGCACTTGTCGCAAGGTGAAGGTGAGGGGCGAGAGATGCTTCCGCGGCTACTACGGGAGGACCGACGTCGTAGAGCAACTCAAGGAAGAGGAGACTACCAGACTCGAGCAGGAGGCACTGGCGAAGGCAATGAGCCTGACGAAGGGCTTCAGCTTGATAACGCCATCGCCTCGCCAGCTCCCCCCGACGGTCGTGAACGGCGAAGATGCTCTCGTGTCGCTCTTCAGGCAGATGAACGgaaaagacaagaacaagaaTCCCCCGAAGTTGAGGATCCAGTCGCCCTCCACCACGACCAGGAAGTCCCTCTCGCGTGTGAAGCGGTTCTCGGTGCCCGGGCAGAGAGGCAGGGACCAACGGGCGAACATGGACTACTTGCAGGGGTTGTTGGGCGGTCAGTTCAACCTCGAGCACGATGGCCTACAAAATGGCCGGGAAAAGGGCTGGCAAGACGAACACCAAATTGGCCAAGTAGACAATTCATTAGATGAGCCAGATGGTGATCATGACATGTTTGATATTCTCCTAAACGACCAGCATGATGATCAACTAAACAGTGGCCAGAAAGGTGAACCAATAAATAGCTGGCAAGATGTTCAGGTAACTAACCGACAAGTTAATATGCTAAATGACCGGCAATCTGATGTGTTAAATGGCCAGGTTTATATGTTAAATAGCCGGCAAGTTGATATGTTAAATGGTCGGCAAGCTGATATACTAAATGGACGGCAAGCTGATATGTTAAATGTCCGGCAAGCTGATATGTTAAAGGGTCGGCAAGCTGATATGCTAAATGGACGGCAAGTTGATATGTTAAATGTCCGGCAAACTGATATGTTAAATGGTCGACAAGCTGATATGTTAAATGTCCGGCAAGCTGATATGTTAAGTGGGCAGCCAATTGACCTGCTACATAGCCATGTAGATCTGCCAAACACCCGACAAGTAGATATGTTAAATAGCCAGCAAGCTGATACCTTACATGGCAGTCAAATTGAGATGTTAAATGACCGACAAACAGATCTGCCAAATAACCGACAATACCATATGCTAAATAGCTGGCAAGGGAGTCGACAAGAGGACCAGCGAGATGCTCGCCAAAACGAACGCAAAACCGCCGCCCCAAACGATCAGGAAGACGACCCACTAACTCGCCTGCTTTTCGCCCAGTCACAAGTCCGGCAAAGAGACAGTTTCCCGCTTTTGAGTAGCAAGTTACCCAAGAAACCTGCACCGAAGAATATCATCCTCCAGGAAACACTGGACATGCTGAATAAACTCTTAGAGTGTGTATTGTCTCCACCAGAAACATTCTCCTCAACGACCGAAAAACCGACCAAGTCGTGCGCATCGGGAACACACCCAGTTTCCGCCAAGGTTAAATCGAAGCCACTGCCTAACCGATCAGACACTGGGCGCACCAGAAGGAATTACAATTTGACAATGTTGCAAAGTTTTAATAATCTGCATATCGACGGTCAGGATAGCGAGATCGATGAGGAAGAAACCGTGAAGTGCCAGCCTGATGTTTACGCTTACATGGGCAACGCGGAATACAGAATTGCTCGTACTGAAACAGGCCACTTCTGGTGGATAG GAATGGGGAATGATTTGTTCGCAGTCAGTGATGAAGGAGGGCCGTGTGTTGACCAGCTGCCTGCAAACACCAAGTGGATGACAGCAGTAGACAGAAATGCAGTCAAGAGCAACGAAAACGTGACAGTACAGTGTGTTGACTGGGATCCATCATAA